In Halomicrobium zhouii, the sequence TACCTGTATTGACCGATTGTGGGTTACTAATTTCAACCGAGGAGTATTAAATTGACTGTACACTATGGGTGCAATAATAACATGCCAACCCCAAGGCATAGGTGATGACGTATTGTCGTCAAATCATGACTTCGCTGGAAGAGTATCTTGGCATTACTGGAGTCCCTCGAAGAGCTGCATACCTGTTATTCCTGTTGGTGGCACTCTATTTTATAGCGACTTTTAGTATCAGCTGGGGCCCATCCGGACTACCAATTGCGATTTTTGCGTCGTATCTCGCTGTTTATATAGCCTTGAGACAGGTTGAGGGAGTTGTCGAAGATAAACTCGATCGCTGACCCGTAGGCTAAGCGTTACATCTAATCCCTGTACTGACCGGGACAGCGGTACTGATGGACGACGTCTCCCACCCACAGCTCCGACCAGAATCCATCAGTCCATCCGGACCGGGATCCACCAGACGCGACTGCGCCCACCGACCTTCTTGCTCGTGACGTCGGTGCTCTCCTGCAGGTCGTGGAGTTTGTTCAGTGCGGTCCGGCGCGAACAGCCCAGCAACTCGGCCACCTCCGACGCCGTCAGCGGTTCGGCGTAGTCCGAGCGGTCCTTGAAGACCTGGATGACGTCGGATTCGGAGTACTCGACCTCTCGTCCAGGTGGTGACATGGGTCGCGCTAGGGTGTCGAGGTACTTAGCGGTTCGTGCCACCGCCGTCCCCGAATTTTCGCGGTCGGGACGCCTGTGTCTCGGGGGTGAACCGGCCCGGAAGGCGAGAGACGACGGGCAGACGAGGGGCCGGTCGAATCGGCCGCCGTCGGCCACCTGGGGGAGTGCAAGATATTTCCACGTCCGCGCCTACGGTCCAGTAGATGCGGTACCGCCGGTCTCTCGCCGTCGCCGTCCTGGTCGTCCTCGTCACGACGGCAGTCGTCGTCGCCGCAGAGTTGAACAGCGACCCGCGGGTCGGGCCCGGACCGGACGACGTCCGCCTCGTCGACATGGAGACGGGCGACGACCGCCTCTGGCCCTACACCAGCCGACACGCGGACTTCGCCTCGCGGACGCTGGCGATCAACCTCATCGTCTACGACGACCCCGAGGTCGTCCGCTATCGGCTCGAACGGCGCTCGAACGCGACCTGGACCGAACTCAACGAGTCCGAGGAGACGGCGAACTTCAGCGTCGAACTGACCGAGGAACGGGTCGGGTTCGACTGGCACTCGGCCCACGGCGCGATGCGCTACACCTACGTCGAGCGCGACGGGCGGGGCCGGTGGCTCCCCCAGCGCTACCAGTTGCACGCCGGCACCTACCTCGGGACTCGCTCGCACGTCAGGGTGTACGCCCCCGGCGGAGACAGCGAGTGGAGCGCCATCCAGGCCCACAGCGAGTACTGGGACTGGTTCCGCATGCGTCACGGCGTCACCGACGTCTGGGGCACGAGCCGACAACTGGAGGAGGACTTCGCCGACCAGCCCCTCGTCTCCGACGTCGAGCGGGCCTACGCGACCGAACGGGGTCCGATGTCCGAGGGCATCTCCGTGATCCACGTCGCGACACTGCTGCTCGCGGTGTCGGTGCCCGCGGTCCGCCGGCGAGTCACCGCGGTGGCCGACGAAGCCGGACTGGCGACGCCGACCCGACGCCGCTCGGTCGCACTGTTCGGCTTCGCGCTGGCCGTCCCACTCGTCGTCCGGGGCGCCGGCATCGGGCTGGAACAGGCGCTCCCGTGGCTCCCGCCGAAACTGATCGCCGCGCCGCTGTACGTCGTCCTCGTCGCCGGGCTCCCCGTCGGCGTCTACCGGCTGAGCGAGGACGTTCCGACCGAGCGGGCCGTCGCCCTCGCCGTGATGGGGTTCCTTGCCGGCATCACGCTGGACGCCGTGGCCATGGACGTCACGGCGACGGTGATGGCCCGGTTCGCCTGGCATCGCCTGGCCCTGGCTACCGGTCTCGGCGCGATCGCTGGCGGGACGCGAGAACCGGGTCGGTCGCGCACGTTGCTCACCGCGGGATTCTGTCTCTGGTCGGCCGCGGTACTGGCCGCCGCACTCGACGTGATCTGACCCCGCTCGACAACGGAGGACTGTTATGGCATCGACGTAAATATTCAGGTCGATGACTCCGCCGGTCGACCGCCCCTCCACGACAGCGACCCGGCGAGCCGTACTGGCAGGTGTCGCTGGCAGTATGGCCGCCACGAGCGGTTGCGTCAGCCGTCTTCGGACGGTGATGGGCCGCGAGCGCCCGGACCCGGTGACCGTGACGATCAAGACCGTCCCCGCGGACGACGACCCCTACGCCCTGTTGATCGCCCGCCAGCTATCCGAGTGGCTTCGCGCCGCGGGGATCAACGCCAACGTCCTCCCGATGGCGAGCGAGGAACTGCTCCGGCAAGTGCTGGTCAACCACGAGTACGACCTGTTCGTCGGCCGCTATCCGGACTCGACCCTCGACGCCGACTCGCTGTACTCGCTGTTGCACTCCCAGTTCGCCACGGAGCCGGGCTGGCAGAATCCCTTCGGCTACGCCAACCTCTCGGTCGACGACCTGCTGGCGCGCCAGCGAACCACCGACGGTGACGAACGGCGCCAGGCGGTCGCCGACCTCCAGTCGACCGTCGCCCGCGAGAACCCCTTCACGGTGCTGGCCTTCCCGGACGTCATCCGCGCCGCCCGGAACGACCGGTACTCACGATTCGGGACGGCCAGGAGCGACGAGGCGCTGGGCATGCTCCAGTTGCACCGCGTCGACGACGACGCCGACGCGCTCCGCGTGACGACGACCGACGAGCGCGTCACCAGTACCCTCAACCCGCTACTGGCCTCGGTCGGCCGGGTCGGGACCGTCACCGACCTGATCTACGACCCGCTTGTCCGACGCTACCGGGGCGAGCGCTACCCCTGGCTCGCCGAGTCGACGACGTGGGTCGAAGACGGCGTCCTCGAAGCGACGCTCAGGCCCGACCTCTCCTTCCACGACGGCGAGGCGCTGACCGCCGACGACGTCGTCTTCTCGTACAGATTCCTCCGCGACACCGCAAGCGGCGAGCGAAACCAGGCGGCGCCGACCATGCGCTTTCGCGGCCGGTCGACGCTGGTCGAATCGGCCACCGCGCCCGACCGGCGAACGGTCAGACTCGCGTTCGGCGAGGAGACGGACTCGGTCGCGAAACGCGCGCTGACCGTCCCGATCCTCCCGCGCCACGTGTGGACGGAGCGGACCGGCGAGCCCAGGGTCGGCGGCCTCGACCTGGGCGGCGGGACGACGGAGGCGCTCGTCACCGCCAACATTCCACCGGTCGGGAGCGGGCCGCTCGCGTTCGTCAGCGCGACGCGCAACGACCGGCTCGTCCTGGAGCGGTTCGCGGACCACTTCCTCGAGACGGCGGACACGCCGGAGTTACCCGACGCGGTGGCCGACGGCGCCGCCTTCGAGGAGCTCGTGATGAAACACGTCGGGTCGGACTCCTCCGCCGTCGACCTGGTCGACTCCGGTGACGCGGACCTGACGCTCGCCGGGCTCGGCCCCGGCGTCCTGCGACGCATCGGGCAGGCCGAGGAGCTGGACCTGCTCGTC encodes:
- a CDS encoding ABC transporter substrate-binding protein, whose protein sequence is MAATSGCVSRLRTVMGRERPDPVTVTIKTVPADDDPYALLIARQLSEWLRAAGINANVLPMASEELLRQVLVNHEYDLFVGRYPDSTLDADSLYSLLHSQFATEPGWQNPFGYANLSVDDLLARQRTTDGDERRQAVADLQSTVARENPFTVLAFPDVIRAARNDRYSRFGTARSDEALGMLQLHRVDDDADALRVTTTDERVTSTLNPLLASVGRVGTVTDLIYDPLVRRYRGERYPWLAESTTWVEDGVLEATLRPDLSFHDGEALTADDVVFSYRFLRDTASGERNQAAPTMRFRGRSTLVESATAPDRRTVRLAFGEETDSVAKRALTVPILPRHVWTERTGEPRVGGLDLGGGTTEALVTANIPPVGSGPLAFVSATRNDRLVLERFADHFLETADTPELPDAVADGAAFEELVMKHVGSDSSAVDLVDSGDADLTLAGLGPGVLRRIGQAEELDLLVDRSQSFYFLGFNTRRAPYANPRFRQLIAQLVDRRHLVQSVFSTFAAPAISPLARTDWVTDDLAWRGRDPITPFIGAAGEVDEAQARAAFREAGYQYDDQGRLLGV
- a CDS encoding HTH domain-containing protein — translated: MSPPGREVEYSESDVIQVFKDRSDYAEPLTASEVAELLGCSRRTALNKLHDLQESTDVTSKKVGGRSRVWWIPVRMD